Proteins from one Plasmodium gaboni strain SY75 chromosome 4, whole genome shotgun sequence genomic window:
- a CDS encoding hypothetical protein (conserved Plasmodium protein, unknown function~part of same gene as PGSY75_0418000B~gap found within coding sequence) produces the protein MNENPENNFNILDVSPRYVEFFYECLEDVDTFAEKKKENIIEKKSLKIKNICSKIQNIEIFETEYKYLKIKGSKKKKLAPGTCENICIEFSLYNNMDIKKYKNDKKKEDVLNIINNIERTIFLKIKTEYTSLSIPIYIKKKVAIFFYDNIINFGLCKQNMTYHYSMKVTNVGQKKGTLTICSDMYEGMKGKRNHIFFQDDKVKIKKNESCVINNNMNNDNIKNNHNVYNKKEKNILEDEKKDNTLISFDKTSITLDMNESDIINIEIKNIKEEKVHREYNILTLENSYFVENPRNIIIIAVFINSCTSFYYENIKTKEININYIYYGNKKKIQGQIKNENNYNISYQYKMKKVHAFYTLESFKKYLHLNNLSAGSLEQ, from the coding sequence ATGAATGAGAATCCAGAGAATAACTTCAACATTCTAGATGTGAGTCCTCGATATGTggaatttttttatgaatgTCTAGAAGATGTAGATACCTTTGCAgagaagaaaaaagaaaatataatagaaaagaagagtttaaaaataaaaaatatatgtagTAAAATTCAAAACATAGAAATATTTGAAACTGAATATAagtatttaaaaataaaaggaagtaaaaaaaaaaagttgGCTCCTGGGACATGtgaaaatatatgtatagaattttctttatataataatatggatataaaaaaatataaaaatgataaaaaaaaagaagatgtattaaacataataaataatattgaacGTACtatatttcttaaaataaaaactGAGTATACATCTTTATCTATacctatatatataaaaaaaaaagtcgccatatttttttatgataatattattaattttgGATTATGTAAGCAAAATATGACATATCATTATTCTATGAAAGTAACAAATGTAGgacaaaaaaaaggaaCACTTACAATATGTAGTGATATGTATGAAGGTATGAAAGGGAAGAGgaatcatatattttttcagGATGAcaaagtaaaaataaaaaaaaatgaatcCTGTGtgataaataataatatgaataatgacaatataaaaaataatcataatgtttataataagaaggaaaaaaacattttagaagatgaaaaaaaagataacACTCTTATTAGTTTTGATAAAACGTCTATCACTTTAGACATGAACGAAAgtgatattataaatattgaaataaaaaatataaaagaagaaaaggTACATCGTgaatataacatattaaCATTAGAAAATAGTTACTTTGTTGAAAATCCAcgaaatattattattatagctgtttttataaatagttgtacttctttttattatgaaaatataaaaacaaaagaaataaatattaattatatatattatggaaataaaaaaaaaatacaaggacaaataaaaaatgaaaataattataatatatcttatcaatataaaatgaaaaaagtGCATGCTTTCTATACATTGGAAAGTTTTAAAAAGTATCtacatttaaataatttgtCTGCTGGATCTTTGGAACAGg